A section of the Mergibacter septicus genome encodes:
- a CDS encoding DNA-binding protein has translation MKSKKEWYLPKDLAGIGGLSPFPSNVTRKARQEGWIKREAKGIKGGGFEFHYSSLPDKVQRALGFLKPLTKEVGNPITPSQEDLQKRIDQLENKLQALETKAQGFVLPKPPEGLTNDEWQLVCAFRRCNEDRQVGLLATAEALAAQTEKEEKESTEIFKDHQVA, from the coding sequence ATGAAATCAAAAAAAGAATGGTATTTACCAAAGGATTTGGCTGGTATTGGTGGGCTTTCTCCATTTCCATCAAATGTAACTAGAAAAGCAAGACAAGAAGGCTGGATAAAAAGAGAGGCTAAAGGAATAAAAGGTGGTGGCTTTGAGTTTCATTATTCTAGCCTGCCAGACAAAGTTCAACGAGCTTTGGGATTTTTAAAACCTCTAACAAAAGAAGTGGGTAATCCCATAACACCAAGCCAAGAAGACTTGCAAAAACGGATAGATCAACTAGAAAACAAGCTACAAGCCCTTGAAACTAAGGCACAGGGCTTTGTTTTGCCTAAGCCACCCGAGGGCTTAACGAATGATGAATGGCAGCTTGTGTGTGCGTTCAGACGGTGTAATGAGGATAGACAAGTTGGTTTGTTGGCAACGGCTGAAGCGTTAGCAGCCCAGACTGAAAAGGAAGAAAAAGAGAGCACGGAGATATTTAAGGATCATCAAGTAGCATAA
- a CDS encoding helix-turn-helix domain-containing protein produces MSRNKRSQDMSNHEIRGELMKRGKSLSRLGIENGLAKTTVRNALDKPYPKGEKIIADALGLEPWDIWPSRYANQR; encoded by the coding sequence ATGAGCAGAAATAAAAGATCTCAAGATATGAGTAACCACGAAATTCGTGGTGAGCTGATGAAAAGAGGCAAATCCTTATCTCGATTAGGAATTGAAAACGGGTTAGCAAAAACGACTGTTCGCAATGCGTTAGATAAACCCTACCCCAAAGGAGAGAAGATTATCGCTGATGCTTTAGGTCTTGAGCCTTGGGATATATGGCCTAGTCGTTACGCCAATCAAAGATAA
- a CDS encoding transposase domain-containing protein, which produces MKEWVTAKEIAGIAGLSTHPSNVNRLARKEQWKFRKVKGVQGGGYEYAFSSLPQEVQAELLLKNAKETISELSVPTQCVKGKNYLPEVIWVPFDKATNRQKEVAQRRLAAVIAVANLIDNKLPLMESLQRVADEYNESVGSIKRWFYKVKKFERSDWLPLLIDKHSNKRKEREAEFTEQAWEFFKADYFRPERPQFGSCYERLKRAAIENAWVIPSISSLKRKIAREIPLVQQVYLREGEHALSQFYPALQRSVEDIEALEWINGDGYQHNVFVRWHNGEIVRPKTWIWQDVRTRKILAYRTDISENSDTIRLSLMDLVYKYGIPRKCTIDNTRAAANKWMTGGVKNRYRFKVKEDEVQGIIPLLGIELHWTSIQFGKGHGQAKPIERAFSHGGLGELIDKHPKLAGFFAGENIYNKPDNYNGGKEGVAYEDFIIALEDGIQTFNQREKRKTEICQGVYSFSQVFARDYANTQIRKASPEQMRLLMLMSEAVTLKKDGTFELSCGGKVFGRKNRYLATDLIGSHHKKVVIKFDPQHLHSTVYVYSLEGIFLAEATCTEKVAFGDKAAGREHDKARKQFTKANKAAAKAQQTMNAQQASRLMPELEIDDETTPTPRIIEMFQQVGNTVRKVEVNLEEDEISEFEQRFIKIKHQRG; this is translated from the coding sequence ATGAAAGAATGGGTTACAGCTAAAGAAATTGCTGGAATTGCTGGCTTATCAACACACCCAAGTAATGTAAATAGACTGGCAAGAAAAGAGCAATGGAAGTTTAGAAAAGTAAAAGGAGTTCAAGGGGGAGGATACGAATACGCCTTCTCTTCTCTTCCCCAAGAAGTCCAAGCAGAACTATTACTTAAAAATGCAAAAGAAACCATTAGTGAATTATCAGTTCCTACTCAATGTGTTAAAGGTAAAAACTACTTACCCGAAGTGATTTGGGTACCATTTGATAAAGCAACAAACCGCCAAAAAGAAGTAGCTCAAAGACGACTAGCAGCGGTTATTGCCGTCGCTAATTTAATAGATAATAAATTACCTTTAATGGAATCACTTCAACGTGTTGCTGATGAATATAACGAATCAGTAGGCTCTATAAAACGTTGGTTCTATAAAGTAAAAAAATTTGAACGTTCTGATTGGCTACCTTTATTAATTGATAAACACAGCAACAAACGCAAAGAACGTGAGGCTGAGTTTACTGAACAAGCGTGGGAGTTCTTTAAAGCAGATTATTTTCGCCCAGAGCGTCCACAATTCGGCAGTTGTTATGAACGCCTAAAAAGAGCTGCGATTGAAAATGCGTGGGTTATTCCCTCAATATCTAGTCTAAAACGCAAAATTGCTAGGGAAATTCCACTTGTACAACAAGTCTATTTACGAGAAGGAGAACACGCATTAAGTCAGTTTTACCCAGCTCTACAACGCAGTGTAGAAGATATTGAGGCACTAGAATGGATTAATGGTGATGGCTATCAACATAACGTCTTTGTTCGCTGGCACAATGGTGAAATTGTTCGCCCTAAAACATGGATTTGGCAAGATGTCCGCACTCGCAAAATCCTCGCTTATCGCACAGACATTAGCGAAAACTCAGACACCATTCGCCTAAGCTTAATGGACTTAGTGTACAAATATGGCATACCTCGCAAATGTACGATTGATAACACCCGAGCAGCTGCCAATAAGTGGATGACTGGAGGCGTTAAAAACAGATATCGCTTTAAAGTGAAAGAAGATGAAGTGCAAGGCATTATTCCCCTACTTGGCATTGAATTGCACTGGACATCTATTCAATTTGGCAAAGGACACGGACAAGCCAAACCGATTGAGCGAGCATTTTCACACGGCGGGCTAGGTGAATTAATCGACAAGCATCCAAAACTTGCGGGCTTTTTTGCAGGCGAAAACATCTACAACAAGCCAGATAACTACAATGGTGGTAAAGAAGGTGTCGCTTATGAAGATTTTATCATAGCCCTTGAAGACGGTATTCAAACTTTCAACCAACGAGAAAAACGTAAAACAGAAATCTGTCAAGGCGTATACAGTTTCTCGCAAGTTTTTGCTCGTGATTATGCCAACACCCAAATTCGCAAAGCAAGTCCCGAACAAATGCGGTTACTTATGTTAATGAGTGAAGCGGTTACGCTCAAAAAAGACGGCACATTTGAACTTTCTTGTGGAGGAAAAGTGTTCGGTCGTAAAAACCGCTATCTCGCCACAGACTTAATTGGCTCACACCACAAAAAAGTCGTTATCAAGTTCGACCCACAGCACCTACACAGCACAGTCTATGTTTACAGCCTTGAAGGCATTTTCCTAGCGGAAGCGACTTGTACTGAAAAAGTTGCCTTTGGCGATAAAGCAGCAGGGCGAGAACACGATAAAGCACGCAAACAGTTTACAAAAGCTAATAAAGCGGCAGCTAAAGCCCAACAAACAATGAATGCTCAACAAGCCAGTCGCTTAATGCCAGAACTAGAAATAGACGATGAAACTACCCCAACCCCAAGAATCATCGAAATGTTCCAACAAGTTGGTAACACCGTCCGCAAAGTTGAAGTCAATCTTGAAGAAGATGAAATCAGTGAATTTGAACAACGTTTTATCAAAATTAAACACCAAAGAGGTTAA
- a CDS encoding AAA family ATPase yields the protein MTLAEQIKQLINDENLTQVKIAKEVGVSTAMLSTYLKGTYQGSRETIETALKNWLQTREKKQRELVIAPLFIETATAKQIWATLDFAKMFATIATVYGASGVGKTKSAQEYRKNTPNTWLITASPSRATLSSILYEMALELGINDAPRRKDKLSRLIIKKLQGTAGLIIIDEADHLPYDALEEIRIMQEQAEIGFVLIGNDKVYNRLRGGINQAHEFARLWSRIGKNTSIQKCKKADIKAIANAWNLDTTDTDLMNTLYQIGSVAGGLRSLTQYLRLAGFIAKGENKLITLDLILSAKQQMEGEN from the coding sequence ATGACATTAGCAGAACAAATCAAACAACTTATTAACGATGAAAACCTAACTCAAGTAAAAATAGCGAAAGAAGTTGGTGTTTCAACTGCAATGCTCAGTACTTATTTAAAAGGTACCTATCAGGGCTCACGAGAAACCATCGAAACAGCCTTAAAAAATTGGCTACAGACAAGAGAGAAAAAACAACGTGAATTAGTTATCGCCCCATTATTTATTGAAACTGCCACCGCTAAACAAATCTGGGCAACCTTAGATTTTGCAAAAATGTTTGCGACTATTGCAACTGTATACGGAGCTAGCGGAGTGGGCAAAACCAAATCCGCCCAAGAATACCGAAAAAACACCCCTAATACTTGGCTTATCACCGCTAGTCCAAGTCGTGCAACATTAAGCTCTATTTTATATGAAATGGCATTAGAGCTCGGGATCAATGATGCACCACGTCGCAAAGATAAACTCTCTCGTTTAATCATCAAAAAACTACAAGGTACCGCTGGTTTAATCATCATCGATGAAGCTGATCACCTCCCTTATGATGCTCTAGAAGAAATTCGCATAATGCAGGAACAAGCTGAAATTGGCTTTGTACTCATTGGTAATGACAAAGTCTATAACCGTCTTAGAGGTGGCATTAATCAAGCCCACGAATTTGCTCGATTATGGTCTCGAATCGGTAAAAACACCAGCATTCAAAAATGTAAAAAAGCAGATATTAAAGCGATTGCCAATGCTTGGAATTTAGACACAACTGACACCGATTTAATGAATACTTTATACCAAATTGGCAGTGTTGCGGGCGGTTTACGCAGTCTCACTCAATATTTACGTCTAGCAGGTTTTATTGCGAAAGGCGAAAACAAACTCATCACCTTAGATCTTATTTTATCCGCTAAACAACAAATGGAAGGAGAAAACTAA
- a CDS encoding host-nuclease inhibitor Gam family protein, producing the protein MKKTRIKSDTIRYQNRQEVEIAIKEIGDLQRELLRLATHQNDELAAVTEKYSPQIVAIQNKIKPLQKAIEIYCEANRSELTNNGKTKTGLFNTGEVQWRARPPSVSIRKVDEVLARLRALGLTQFIRTKDEPNKEAMLANPTIAATVTGITIKTAVEDFVIKPFEQEIKK; encoded by the coding sequence ATGAAAAAAACTCGTATAAAAAGCGATACTATCCGCTATCAAAACCGTCAAGAAGTAGAAATAGCCATTAAAGAAATTGGCGACTTACAGCGAGAGTTATTGCGATTAGCAACGCATCAAAATGATGAGTTAGCCGCAGTTACTGAAAAATATTCACCACAAATAGTTGCTATTCAAAACAAGATAAAACCGTTACAGAAAGCAATTGAAATCTACTGTGAAGCAAACCGCTCAGAGCTAACAAACAACGGCAAAACTAAAACAGGTTTATTTAATACCGGCGAAGTACAGTGGCGAGCTCGCCCGCCAAGTGTTTCTATTCGCAAAGTCGACGAAGTATTAGCACGCTTACGAGCATTGGGACTCACTCAATTTATTCGTACCAAAGATGAACCAAATAAAGAAGCAATGCTTGCTAATCCAACAATTGCCGCCACCGTAACGGGGATCACTATCAAAACAGCAGTAGAAGATTTTGTGATTAAGCCGTTTGAACAGGAGATAAAAAAATGA
- a CDS encoding gp16 family protein: protein MHYTKQKLIQLIHIAKHQLKLDEETYRMILMNQTCKVSCKAMTVAELVIVLEKLKKAGFKVKPTLNKSPSSKEAIVKHTIALKIRAEWIQMYKEGIIKDGSENALNTFVRNLINPVLKKQGSNRIILNVQSLDYQNGTIVLERLKKWKKRVIKIKKEENYNEQR, encoded by the coding sequence ATGCACTATACAAAACAAAAATTGATCCAGCTTATTCATATTGCTAAGCATCAACTTAAACTTGATGAAGAGACCTACCGAATGATTTTGATGAATCAAACATGTAAAGTCAGCTGCAAAGCGATGACTGTTGCTGAATTGGTGATTGTATTAGAAAAATTAAAAAAAGCAGGATTTAAAGTAAAACCAACACTCAACAAATCACCAAGTTCAAAAGAAGCGATAGTAAAGCACACTATCGCATTAAAAATCCGAGCAGAATGGATACAAATGTATAAAGAAGGAATTATCAAAGATGGTAGTGAAAATGCACTCAATACATTTGTCCGCAATCTCATCAACCCCGTTTTAAAAAAACAAGGTTCAAATCGCATCATACTCAATGTGCAATCACTCGATTATCAAAACGGCACAATTGTCTTAGAACGGCTTAAGAAATGGAAAAAGCGTGTAATTAAAATAAAAAAAGAGGAGAATTATAATGAACAAAGATGA
- a CDS encoding Mor transcription activator family protein gives MNKDDVESFEETVPEILLDLAKDIELTLVKKTDIKTESAREIGIEIAQAISKNWGGSVVYIPRNLIFRLNERDRKIFNEFNGKNHRELAKKYGVSMQWVYTIIKRINKQEIAKRQFNMFE, from the coding sequence ATGAACAAAGATGATGTTGAATCATTTGAAGAGACAGTACCTGAAATTCTTCTTGATTTAGCAAAAGATATTGAACTTACACTCGTCAAAAAAACAGATATAAAAACAGAAAGTGCGCGTGAAATTGGTATTGAGATTGCTCAAGCAATTTCAAAAAATTGGGGCGGTTCAGTGGTATATATTCCGCGGAATTTGATTTTCAGACTAAATGAACGTGATAGAAAAATTTTCAATGAGTTTAATGGTAAAAACCACAGAGAACTGGCTAAAAAATATGGTGTTTCAATGCAATGGGTATATACAATTATAAAACGTATTAATAAACAAGAAATTGCAAAACGTCAATTTAATATGTTTGAATAA
- a CDS encoding N-acetylmuramoyl-L-alanine amidase — protein sequence MRQINKIVIHCAATANGKPLGNSHQTAAQVIDNWHAKRGFKRQENNLHFNPRLPHIGYHFVIDTDGLVESGRAINEIGAHVKGHNHNSIGICLIGGVGVGREKAHGRYTVEQWNSLANLLSNLAERFPHAEIYGHRDLSPDLNDDGVITQNEWLKTCPNFDVASWLDQYNGTVNYDHLYTEG from the coding sequence ATGCGACAAATCAACAAAATTGTGATCCATTGTGCAGCAACGGCAAATGGTAAACCACTAGGTAATTCACACCAAACCGCCGCCCAAGTTATTGATAACTGGCACGCTAAACGAGGCTTCAAACGCCAAGAAAACAATCTACATTTCAATCCAAGATTGCCCCATATCGGCTACCACTTTGTAATCGACACAGACGGCTTAGTTGAAAGTGGTCGAGCAATTAATGAAATCGGAGCTCACGTCAAAGGACATAATCACAATTCAATCGGTATTTGCCTCATTGGTGGGGTTGGTGTAGGACGAGAAAAAGCCCACGGACGTTACACCGTCGAACAATGGAATAGCCTTGCAAACCTCTTAAGTAACCTTGCTGAACGTTTCCCTCACGCAGAAATTTATGGACACCGTGATTTATCCCCCGATCTAAACGATGACGGTGTAATTACACAAAATGAATGGTTGAAAACCTGCCCAAATTTTGATGTTGCCAGTTGGCTTGACCAATATAACGGCACAGTTAACTACGACCATTTATATACAGAGGGATAA
- a CDS encoding DUF2644 domain-containing protein: MKFTELITNDSGRLSTTAFIQFFGAVLMAGILLYSVYLDRANVSEMFTTFALFCGGGVATKGFANAINRKRQQGESE; the protein is encoded by the coding sequence ATGAAATTTACTGAATTAATTACAAACGATAGCGGCAGACTTAGCACTACTGCATTTATTCAGTTTTTTGGTGCTGTATTAATGGCAGGAATATTACTTTATTCCGTCTATTTAGATCGAGCTAATGTCAGTGAAATGTTTACCACCTTTGCATTATTTTGTGGAGGAGGTGTGGCAACAAAAGGCTTTGCTAATGCAATTAACCGTAAACGACAACAAGGAGAAAGTGAATGA
- a CDS encoding DUF2681 domain-containing protein, with the protein MIGLAYSWGAIGIVILTGYFYLRCQSKKIAEQKQQIERIKVEAKAIAEEMENAEKRKQIEQANQRLNDDSIDKQLQSKSYFRD; encoded by the coding sequence ATGATCGGATTAGCTTATTCATGGGGAGCAATTGGGATTGTAATACTTACAGGCTATTTTTATTTACGCTGTCAAAGTAAAAAAATTGCAGAACAAAAACAACAAATAGAACGTATCAAAGTTGAAGCGAAAGCCATTGCAGAGGAAATGGAAAATGCAGAAAAACGTAAGCAAATTGAGCAAGCTAATCAGCGCCTTAATGATGATTCTATTGATAAGCAGTTGCAGTCAAAAAGTTACTTCCGTGACTAA
- a CDS encoding TraR/DksA C4-type zinc finger protein: MDLADITQQRDEQAYQRFLARHKPIQVDIDTITERFCVDCGELIPVKRVKAVPHCCRCIYCQEKVERK; the protein is encoded by the coding sequence ATGGATTTGGCAGATATTACCCAACAACGTGATGAACAAGCCTACCAACGGTTTTTAGCTCGCCATAAACCGATACAGGTAGATATTGATACCATAACTGAGCGCTTTTGTGTCGATTGTGGTGAGCTTATTCCAGTAAAAAGAGTGAAAGCCGTACCGCACTGTTGTCGTTGCATATATTGCCAAGAAAAGGTGGAACGAAAATGA
- a CDS encoding DUF2730 domain-containing protein, protein MIEVLEIIKQHWGIILTIAGLLASLFWLKMDSRYVKKSDFNKLSGELSGTVQKVSEIENEILHLPSSKDVTDLRLAVVEMKGETKALRTEVMGLTHQVRLLIEKEVSKQ, encoded by the coding sequence ATGATAGAAGTTTTAGAAATTATTAAACAACACTGGGGCATTATTTTAACTATCGCAGGGCTATTAGCATCTTTATTTTGGCTAAAAATGGATAGTCGTTATGTCAAAAAAAGTGATTTTAATAAATTGAGTGGTGAGTTATCTGGGACAGTACAGAAAGTCAGTGAAATTGAAAATGAAATATTACACTTACCGAGTTCAAAAGATGTAACCGATTTACGTCTAGCCGTTGTTGAAATGAAAGGCGAAACAAAAGCCTTGAGAACTGAAGTAATGGGTTTAACTCATCAAGTACGTTTATTAATTGAAAAGGAAGTAAGCAAACAATGA
- a CDS encoding VpaChn25_0724 family phage protein: MKTKDIFTQDQRLVILRSLVDAGYDANESILDDCLALYGHNISRDLVRNHLNWLEENGLVHIERLQGGFMVATITQRGFDVANGEAFIDGVKRPRPKI, translated from the coding sequence ATGAAAACAAAAGATATTTTTACTCAAGATCAGCGTCTAGTCATTTTACGCTCATTAGTTGATGCGGGTTATGACGCTAATGAGTCAATCTTAGATGACTGTTTAGCTCTCTATGGACATAACATCAGCCGTGATTTAGTGCGTAATCACCTAAATTGGCTAGAAGAAAACGGGCTTGTTCATATTGAACGCTTACAAGGTGGTTTTATGGTCGCAACTATTACTCAACGTGGATTTGATGTTGCAAATGGTGAGGCATTTATAGATGGTGTAAAACGTCCTCGCCCAAAAATTTAA
- a CDS encoding DUF3486 family protein, with translation MTEKIKRGRASKVDLLPVNIKTQLAMMLRDKQFSQAEILEEINELIRDCGLPESALLSKTGLNRYATRMEKMGAKIRQSREIAEIWTKQFGEAPQSDIGKMLMEIVKNIAFETSLGMSEDGTADPKSIALLSAAVQRLEQAESLSFKREQAIRQETIKRAAEAVEEAAKETGASIEDVTKMVKAVYGIE, from the coding sequence ATGACCGAAAAAATCAAAAGAGGGCGAGCATCAAAAGTAGATTTATTGCCAGTGAATATCAAAACGCAATTAGCAATGATGTTGCGTGACAAACAGTTTTCACAAGCAGAAATCTTGGAAGAAATTAATGAGTTAATCCGTGATTGTGGCTTGCCCGAAAGTGCATTATTAAGCAAAACAGGGCTGAATCGTTATGCAACCAGAATGGAAAAAATGGGGGCGAAAATCCGTCAATCCCGTGAAATAGCAGAAATTTGGACGAAGCAATTTGGTGAGGCCCCACAGTCAGACATTGGCAAAATGCTGATGGAAATTGTGAAAAACATTGCATTTGAAACCTCACTGGGAATGAGTGAAGACGGCACGGCTGATCCAAAATCTATTGCCTTACTTTCTGCCGCTGTACAACGCTTAGAACAAGCAGAAAGTTTGAGTTTTAAACGTGAACAGGCTATCCGACAAGAAACAATTAAGCGTGCAGCGGAAGCGGTAGAAGAAGCAGCAAAAGAAACAGGGGCAAGTATAGAAGACGTGACAAAAATGGTGAAAGCAGTCTATGGTATCGAATAA
- a CDS encoding terminase large subunit domain-containing protein translates to MVSNNTVLCDYQKKWLQDNSRFKVAMFARQTGKTFTTTLEIVLDCLKAEARGEKTRWVILSRGERQAKEAINEGVKVHLKAMGIVCKIMEVPFSPTINALEVIFPNDSKITALPANPDTARGFSANVFLDEFAFHQDSREIWKALFPVISAGWKLRVVSTPNGKGNKFYELMTDLGNTEWSRHQTDIYQAVADGLPRDIEQLRKGLNDEDAWAQEFELKWLDEASSWLSYDLIDSVEHPQAGKPENYTGNPCFVGMDIAVRTNLTVIWVLELVGDVYWTREFTTLKRTKLRHQLEELNRVMCQYNVIACNLDQTGMGEKMVEDAQYQHGKQRVQGVLFNVATKLNMATIGKKVFEDKQIRIPQGDSDLRADLHKLKKITGSTGQPRFVAENDSQGHADRTWACFLALLAAKDAVLTPVKAHSRRPRTSRKLTQGY, encoded by the coding sequence ATGGTATCGAATAACACTGTTCTCTGCGACTATCAGAAAAAATGGCTACAAGATAACAGCCGTTTCAAAGTGGCAATGTTTGCTAGACAAACAGGTAAAACTTTTACTACTACCCTTGAAATCGTACTAGATTGTTTAAAAGCCGAAGCTCGTGGCGAGAAAACTCGCTGGGTTATTCTATCTCGAGGAGAACGTCAAGCCAAAGAAGCGATTAACGAAGGGGTAAAAGTCCATCTTAAAGCTATGGGGATTGTTTGTAAAATTATGGAAGTCCCCTTTAGTCCAACTATCAATGCCTTAGAAGTCATCTTCCCTAATGACTCTAAAATCACCGCATTACCTGCAAACCCCGATACCGCAAGGGGATTTTCTGCCAATGTCTTTTTAGATGAATTTGCCTTTCACCAAGATAGCCGAGAAATCTGGAAAGCCCTATTTCCTGTTATTTCAGCAGGCTGGAAATTACGGGTGGTGAGCACCCCAAATGGTAAGGGCAATAAGTTTTACGAATTGATGACCGACTTGGGAAACACAGAATGGTCACGCCATCAAACAGATATTTATCAAGCAGTCGCTGATGGCTTGCCACGTGATATTGAACAGCTTCGCAAGGGCTTGAATGATGAAGATGCTTGGGCACAAGAATTTGAACTTAAGTGGTTAGACGAAGCCAGTAGCTGGCTCTCTTATGACTTAATTGACAGCGTGGAGCATCCACAAGCAGGAAAACCCGAAAATTATACAGGCAATCCTTGCTTTGTAGGAATGGATATCGCTGTAAGGACCAATTTAACCGTGATTTGGGTACTGGAATTAGTGGGTGATGTGTATTGGACACGTGAATTTACCACCTTAAAACGCACTAAGCTACGTCATCAATTAGAAGAGTTAAACCGTGTGATGTGCCAATACAATGTGATTGCTTGCAATCTCGACCAAACAGGAATGGGTGAAAAGATGGTAGAAGATGCCCAATATCAACACGGCAAGCAACGCGTACAAGGGGTGTTATTTAATGTGGCAACCAAACTCAATATGGCAACCATTGGTAAAAAAGTCTTTGAAGATAAGCAAATCCGTATCCCACAGGGCGATAGCGATTTGCGTGCTGATTTGCATAAGCTCAAAAAAATTACAGGCTCAACAGGACAACCGCGCTTTGTGGCTGAAAATGATAGTCAAGGACACGCTGACCGTACGTGGGCGTGTTTTTTAGCCTTGCTTGCGGCTAAAGATGCCGTATTAACGCCAGTGAAAGCCCATAGCCGAAGACCAAGAACCAGTCGAAAACTCACACAAGGGTATTAA
- a CDS encoding DUF935 domain-containing protein produces MTPKKQDLVREIATRASAVDYWAFMHYLPNPDPVLKKMGKDIAAYREILSDSHVGGCVRRRKAAIKGLEWRLTPTGNKKVDEILTTLFERLPLNSIINQILDATLFGYQVLEVMWAEENGLLLPTEIVGKPQEWFMFSEENKLLLRNKKEHDGKPAPEMKFLLATQQADYINPYGRADLALCFWAATFKKGGLKFWLQFVEKYGTPWLIGKHPRQTQPHEIEDLLDSMEKMLGTAVAAIPNDSTVELVESSSKGGSSQVFDDFLRYCKSEIAIAILGQNQTTEAEANRASATAGLEVAKAIRDEDAAIVKDCFNQLLNWVCKLNFNLEKYPTFELFEQESIDKLQAERDQLLANIGVQFTEQYLVRTYGFEQGDITLVSKPNEEQKSTEFNESMSSIPRNIADSIVEQLEIEAESHVDNWLQAIQDRLASAESLEDFRTQLDSLIPELDFSEYAQVMAWASTSAELAGRFSVAQENQQKINKKER; encoded by the coding sequence ATGACACCAAAAAAACAAGATTTAGTGCGTGAAATTGCCACACGTGCCAGCGCTGTAGATTATTGGGCATTTATGCACTATTTACCCAATCCAGACCCTGTGTTGAAGAAAATGGGCAAAGATATTGCAGCATACCGTGAAATTTTATCCGATAGCCACGTAGGTGGGTGTGTACGCCGACGTAAAGCTGCAATCAAAGGGCTGGAATGGCGACTTACGCCAACAGGTAATAAAAAAGTAGATGAAATTTTGACTACGCTATTTGAACGCTTACCCCTTAATAGCATTATTAACCAAATTTTAGACGCTACACTGTTTGGTTATCAAGTGTTGGAGGTGATGTGGGCGGAAGAAAATGGCTTGCTATTGCCTACGGAAATAGTCGGCAAGCCGCAAGAATGGTTCATGTTTAGTGAAGAAAATAAACTTTTACTTCGCAATAAAAAAGAACACGATGGCAAGCCTGCACCTGAAATGAAGTTTTTACTGGCTACGCAACAGGCAGATTATATCAACCCTTATGGGCGTGCAGATTTGGCACTATGCTTTTGGGCAGCAACTTTTAAAAAAGGTGGATTAAAATTTTGGCTTCAGTTTGTCGAAAAATATGGTACACCTTGGCTCATTGGTAAACACCCAAGGCAAACCCAACCACACGAAATTGAAGACTTGCTAGATAGCATGGAAAAAATGCTGGGAACTGCGGTTGCGGCTATCCCGAATGATAGTACCGTTGAGCTAGTAGAAAGCAGCAGCAAAGGTGGCTCATCACAAGTCTTTGATGATTTTCTACGTTATTGTAAATCTGAAATTGCGATTGCTATTTTGGGACAAAACCAAACTACTGAAGCGGAAGCCAATCGTGCGAGTGCGACAGCAGGTCTTGAAGTGGCAAAAGCTATTCGGGATGAAGATGCCGCGATTGTCAAAGACTGTTTTAACCAACTTTTAAACTGGGTTTGCAAACTCAATTTTAATTTAGAAAAATACCCCACTTTTGAACTCTTTGAGCAAGAAAGTATTGATAAATTGCAAGCCGAACGTGATCAGTTACTCGCTAATATAGGGGTGCAATTTACCGAGCAATATTTAGTCCGTACTTATGGATTTGAGCAAGGTGATATTACGTTAGTTTCAAAACCAAATGAGGAACAAAAATCTACCGAATTTAATGAGTCTATGTCATCAATCCCTCGTAATATCGCTGATAGTATTGTTGAGCAACTAGAAATTGAAGCAGAAAGTCATGTGGATAATTGGTTACAGGCAATACAAGATAGACTGGCATCAGCTGAAAGCCTTGAGGATTTTCGCACTCAATTAGACAGCCTTATCCCAGAACTTGATTTTAGCGAATACGCCCAAGTAATGGCGTGGGCATCGACCAGTGCGGAGCTTGCTGGACGCTTTAGCGTTGCTCAAGAAAATCAGCAAAAAATTAACAAAAAGGAACGCTAA